The Rhodobacter sp. 24-YEA-8 DNA segment TGGATCTCGACGGGCTCAGGATTGACAAGGTGCTGGTGTCAAAGCTCTGATGCCGGCGCGTCTGGCAGGCTTCAGATGCCTCCGGCGGGGATATTTAAGAGACAGATGAAATCCGCTCTTCGTCTTTTCATCTGTCTCTAAATATCCCGGGGGGGCTGCGTCAGCAGACGGGGGCAGCGCCCCCTTCCGCAGGTGTCACTGGAGATAGGGCATCGGATCCAGGCTGTCGACGCCTTTGCGGACCTCGAAATGCAGGAAGGACGGGTTGCCCGAACGCACCACACCGATCTGCTGTCCGCGGCTGACAGAGTCGCCCTTTTTCACCTTCAGCTGGTCGACCCCGGCATAGACCGTCATCAGCCCGTTCGAATGCCGGATCACCACGATCTGCACCTGTTCGGTATCGCGGGTGATCGCGGCCACTGTGCCGCCATCTGCGGCCTTGACCGCCGAGCCGGCTGCCGCGCCGATATTGATGCCCTGGTTCGACTTTCTGTCATAGCCTTTGACGATGCTGCCCGAGGCCGGCATCGTCATGCGCGAGGCCGAAGCGCCGGTGCGGCTTGCCCCCATATCGGGTGAGGAAGGAGTGCCTGCGGGTTTCGTGCCGGTCGGCGTCGTCTTCTCATCGGGCAGGGGTTTCGAGGCCGAGGGCGGCACCGGGGTCGCGCTTCCCGAGCCCGGTGCCGAGGGTTTCGGCTCGGGATTCGGGGCGGCGCCGGTTGCGACCGGGATGATCAGTGTCTGACCTTCGCGGATCGCCATATCCGATCCCAGCCCGTTCCATTCTGCCAGCGATTTCGCCGAAACATTATAGGCGCGCGCGATGATGAAGGCCGTCTCGCCGCGTTTCACCGTGTGGCGGGTCGGCTCTTTGCCGCCGCCCGGCGTGGTCACGGCCGCCGGTTTCGTGCTGGCGGGAGGCGGCAGGGCCGAGCTTTCCACCCGGTCAAGCGCCGCCGTTGCGCCTGCGGTGATATCGACCGGGGCAGTTGCGACCATCGGCTGCGGCGCCGCGGCGACCCGGCCGGGGAGCAGCAAAAGCTCGCCCTCGCGCAGCGGATCGTTGATCTGCAGCGAGTTGGTGCGCGCCACATCGGTTGCACTCAGCCCCAGCCGCGAGGACATGGTGGCGACCGTTTCGCCGCGCCGCGCCTGGGCCATCTGATAGCCAGGATATGACAGCACGCCATTGCCATCGGGGACCGGGCGCGAAGCTGTCGCCTGGCGCGCCTCTTCCGAAGTCCCGCCGGGGCCGCCGCGCAGATCCCAGTCGAAATTATTGTTGTTCACGCAGCCTGTCAGCGCCATCGTGGCACAGGACATGAGAACCAGCCCCAGCCTCGACCGTCCCCTGCCTTGGCCTGGCAAAACGCTGCGCCTCACGGGATCATGGGAAATCTGGGTCATCTGCTCCGCCTTTTGCCTTTTCGCCTCATTCTTCCGGGATTTGCCCCCGGTTCTGCCTGTTTCAGGTGATTCTACTCATTCCCGAGCCCTTCGACCAGAGGGACAAACCGCACCGGGCGAAGTTCCTCGTAATCAAAGCCATTTGGCAGCCGTTTCACCCGGATCAGCTGCTGCACCGTATCGGATTGCCCGACCGGCAGCACCATGATGCCCCCGGGTTTCAGCTGCGCGAGCAGCGGTCCCGGCGGGTCTTCGGCGGCGGCCGTCACAAGAATGCGGTCGAACGGCGCCTGATCGGGCAGGCCGAAAGACCCGTCCCGCGCCAGCGCCGTCACATTGGTCAGGCCCATGGATGCGAAAATCTCCTGAGCCTCGCGCGAGAGGCGGCGCCAGCGGTCGACCGTATAGACCCTTCGCGCCAGCGAAGACAGGATCGCGGCCTGATAGCCCGAGCCGGTGCCGATTTCGAGCACGGTATCGCGAGGGCCGACCTGGAGGGCCTGGGTCATCAGCCCCACCACCGAGGGCTGCGAGATCGTCTGGCCGCAAGAGATCGGCAGCGGCATGTCATCATAGGCGCGCGCGGCAAAGACGCCTTTCACAAAGCGGCCGCGATCCACCTTTTCCATGGCCGAAAGCACGCGGCTGTCGGTCACCCCATGCGAGCGCAAGGCAAAGAGAAAACGCATTTTTCGTTCGGCATGGCAGCCGGAGGCCTCGTCCTCGGTATCCTCCGGCTGCCATGCGCTCATCCGAGGCGCGCCGCCAGATCGGCGAGCAGGTCATGGGCGGTCAGATCGGCGCGCAAAGGCGTGACCGAGATATGACCTGCGAGGTTCACCTCGGCATCGGTTCCGGGAAGGGTGGGGCTGTGCTGCGGCCCGCCCTTGATCCAGAGGAACCGGCGCCCATTGGGCGAGACCTGACCTTCGGCCGAGAAAGACGTATCGCGGCGGAAGCCCTGGGCGGCCACGCGCAGGGGCCTGGTCTGAGCTGCGGGCAGCGGCGGGAAATTCACATTATAGAAGATGCGGTAATCATCTTCGGTCCAGATGCCATTTTCCAGCAGGCGGCGGATAATCCCGGCGCCATGAACGCGCGCGCTTTCGAACTGGTCAGACAGACCATCCGTCTCGGGTCCCATATATTGCGACAGCGCAACGGCGGGAATGCCCTGCAGCGCGCCTTCCATTGCGGCGCCGATAGTGCCGGAATAAAGCACATTCTCGGCCGAGTTATTGCCGCGATTGACGCCCGACAGCACCAGATCGGGTTTTGCGCCCTGAAGCACATCATAGATCGCCGCCAGCACGCAATCGGCGGGGCTGCCCTCGGCCGCATAGCGGCGATGGCCGAGTTTCGCGATGGCCATGGGCTTGTTGTAGCTGATGCAATGGCCGACGCCCGATTGCTCGAAAGCGGGGGCAACGGTCCAGACCTCACCGCCCGGTCCGGCGATTTCGGTTGCGATCTCGTACAGCACTTCAAGCCCCTGGGCGTTGATGCCGTCGTCATTGGTGATCAGAATGCGCATGATATCCTCTGGCTGGACTTCTGATTAGCCGGATCGGGGCTTTGCTTCAAGCTATGTGGCCCTGAAAGACCCGTCAGACGCGCTGAATGATGTGCATAATTGCGGCCTGGATACCGCAGGTTGACATCTGACAGCACCGGACCGCGCAAAGCCCGCAGCGCAAAGGGGCGCAAAGCCATGCGCAGGCGGTGGGGGACTTGCCGCGAAGGGGCAGAGGCCTTAGCTCTGGTTCATGCGAAAATTCATCCCCTTTCTGAAAAAGCCGCCGCTGGTTCCGGTGATCCGTCTTGAGGGCCAGATCGGCCAGGGGGGCAGGGCGCTGAATGATGCCGGCCTTGCTCTGGCAATCGAGCGCGCCTTTTCGCGCGGCAAACCTGCGGCTGTGGCGCTGGCGATCAATTCGCCCGGCGGCTCGCCGGTGCAATCAAGCCTGATCGCGGCGCGGGTCCGGCGGCTCGCCGATGAAAAGAAGATCCCCGTCCATGCCTTTGTCGAGGATGTGGCGGCTTCGGGCGGCTATTGGCTGGCGACCGCCGCCGATGATATCTGGGTCGATGCAAGCTCGACCATCGGCTCGATCGGGGTGATCATGGCGGGCTTTGGCCTAACCGATCTGATCGCCCGCCACGGGATCGAACGCCGGGTCCATACGGCCGGCACGTCGAAGAGCTTCGCCGACCCGTTCCGGCCCCAGAGCGAGGAGGATGTCGCCCGCATCCGCGCGCTGCTGACGCCGCTGCACCAGAATTTCATCGCGCATGTGAAGGCGCGGCGCGGGGCAAGGCTGGAGGCCGGGGCCGATCTCTTCAACGCCGATATCTGGCTGGGCCAGCAGGCGGTGGATCTGGGCCTTGTCGATGGCGTTGCGCATCTGAAACCGAAGCTGCGCGAGATTTACGGCGACAAGGTCCGCCTGCTTCCGGTGACCACCCGCAAACGCGGGCTGCTCAGCCGTTTCGGCCTCAACCTTGGCGAGGCGGCGCTGGCTGCCGCAGAGGAGCGCGCGATGTTTGCACGTTACGGGCTCTGACATGGTGTGGAAAATCATCCTCATCTTTCTCTGCGCCATGGCTCTTGTCGGGATGATCGGCAAGATCCTGTTCCCCGATGCGCGGATGCTGCGCGGGCGCCCGGCAAAGGCCGCAAAATGCGGGCATTGTGGCCGGCCGTTGCTGGGGCGCTCGCCCTGTGACTGCCGCAAGGGGAAGAAGTGAAGACGGCGCTGGTCACCGGGGCCGGGCGCAGGCTTGGCCGTGCGATGGCGCTGTACCTGGCCGGTCGCGGCTGGGATGTGGCGGTGCATTACCAGAAGTCCGGGACGGCGGCGGCGGAGGTGGTGGCCGGGATCACCGCGCTTGGCCGGCGCGCGGTGGCCTTAAAGGCCGATCTGCTGGATGAGGCCGCCTGCGAGGCGCTGATCCCGCAGGCGGTGGCCGCGCTTGGGCCGCTGACACTTCTGGTGAATAATGCCTCGATATTCGAGCCGGACACGATCCGCTCTGCCACCCGTGACAGCTGGGATCGCCATATCGGATCGAACCTGCGCGCGCCCTATCTGCTGATCCAGGGCTTTGCCCGCCAATGCCCGCCTGCGCTGACCGATGCTATGGGCGAGCGGCTGGCGCAGGGGATGGTGATCAATATGATCGACCAGCGCGTTCTGGCGCCCGGACCGGATTTCTCGACCTATACGATTGCCAAGATGGGCCTCTGGGCGCTGACGCAAACGGCGGCGCAGGAGCTTGCGCCCGATATCCGCGTCAATGCCATCGGGCCGGGGCCGACCCTGATCGCAGAAAGCCAGTCCGAGGCCGATTATGGCGCTGAACGCAGCGGCACGATTTTGCAGCGCGGTGTCGGTCTGGACGACATCACTTCCGCGCTTGGCTACCTGACCGAGAGCCCTGCCGTGACCGGCCAGATGATCGCGGTCGATGCCGGTCAGCACTTCGGCGCCCG contains these protein-coding regions:
- a CDS encoding peptidoglycan DD-metalloendopeptidase family protein, with the protein product MSCATMALTGCVNNNNFDWDLRGGPGGTSEEARQATASRPVPDGNGVLSYPGYQMAQARRGETVATMSSRLGLSATDVARTNSLQINDPLREGELLLLPGRVAAAPQPMVATAPVDITAGATAALDRVESSALPPPASTKPAAVTTPGGGKEPTRHTVKRGETAFIIARAYNVSAKSLAEWNGLGSDMAIREGQTLIIPVATGAAPNPEPKPSAPGSGSATPVPPSASKPLPDEKTTPTGTKPAGTPSSPDMGASRTGASASRMTMPASGSIVKGYDRKSNQGINIGAAAGSAVKAADGGTVAAITRDTEQVQIVVIRHSNGLMTVYAGVDQLKVKKGDSVSRGQQIGVVRSGNPSFLHFEVRKGVDSLDPMPYLQ
- a CDS encoding protein-L-isoaspartate(D-aspartate) O-methyltransferase, which translates into the protein MSAWQPEDTEDEASGCHAERKMRFLFALRSHGVTDSRVLSAMEKVDRGRFVKGVFAARAYDDMPLPISCGQTISQPSVVGLMTQALQVGPRDTVLEIGTGSGYQAAILSSLARRVYTVDRWRRLSREAQEIFASMGLTNVTALARDGSFGLPDQAPFDRILVTAAAEDPPGPLLAQLKPGGIMVLPVGQSDTVQQLIRVKRLPNGFDYEELRPVRFVPLVEGLGNE
- the surE gene encoding 5'/3'-nucleotidase SurE; this encodes MRILITNDDGINAQGLEVLYEIATEIAGPGGEVWTVAPAFEQSGVGHCISYNKPMAIAKLGHRRYAAEGSPADCVLAAIYDVLQGAKPDLVLSGVNRGNNSAENVLYSGTIGAAMEGALQGIPAVALSQYMGPETDGLSDQFESARVHGAGIIRRLLENGIWTEDDYRIFYNVNFPPLPAAQTRPLRVAAQGFRRDTSFSAEGQVSPNGRRFLWIKGGPQHSPTLPGTDAEVNLAGHISVTPLRADLTAHDLLADLAARLG
- a CDS encoding S49 family peptidase, translated to MRKFIPFLKKPPLVPVIRLEGQIGQGGRALNDAGLALAIERAFSRGKPAAVALAINSPGGSPVQSSLIAARVRRLADEKKIPVHAFVEDVAASGGYWLATAADDIWVDASSTIGSIGVIMAGFGLTDLIARHGIERRVHTAGTSKSFADPFRPQSEEDVARIRALLTPLHQNFIAHVKARRGARLEAGADLFNADIWLGQQAVDLGLVDGVAHLKPKLREIYGDKVRLLPVTTRKRGLLSRFGLNLGEAALAAAEERAMFARYGL
- a CDS encoding SDR family oxidoreductase, producing the protein MKTALVTGAGRRLGRAMALYLAGRGWDVAVHYQKSGTAAAEVVAGITALGRRAVALKADLLDEAACEALIPQAVAALGPLTLLVNNASIFEPDTIRSATRDSWDRHIGSNLRAPYLLIQGFARQCPPALTDAMGERLAQGMVINMIDQRVLAPGPDFSTYTIAKMGLWALTQTAAQELAPDIRVNAIGPGPTLIAESQSEADYGAERSGTILQRGVGLDDITSALGYLTESPAVTGQMIAVDAGQHFGARGQGAFRPGQGR